Below is a window of Geomonas oryzisoli DNA.
ACCGCTCCTACTACGAGGAGGCCCTGATCGTACGGGTGCACCCGGAGATCCTGGCGGCGGAGAACCTCCCGGACGAACTATCCAGCCGCAAGAACATCTGGCGGGAGCGCTTCCGCTCCATGAACGACCTGGAAGCGCACCTGACTCGAAACGGCACCCTCATCATCAAGTTCTTCCTGCACATCTCCAAGGAAGAACAGCGCAAACGCTTCCTGGAGCGGATCGACAACCCGGAAAAGAACTGGAAATTCAACCGCGACGACATAGAAGAGCGCAAGCGCTGGAAGCAGTACATGAGGGCCTATGAGGAGTGCCTGGCCGCCACCAGCAGCAAGGAGGCACCCTGGTACGTCGTCCCGGCGGACGACAAGAAGAACGCACGGCTGGTCGTGGCCCAGGTGGTGGTGAACCTTTTGGAAGATTTGAAGATGAGGTATCCGGAAACCTCCGAGGAGAAGCGCCGGGAACTGCTGACCATACGTGACGAGTTGGCCAAATCGTGACCGGCGGGATTCCCGGCCGAGCGTCGGCCGGGAGGGTTTAGGGCAGCAAAAAGGCGGCTTGCGCCGCCTCGATTGAAGTTCTTGCCAAAGTCGTCATCGTGGTCGTCATCGTGTAATGCTCCGTCCTGCCAGCAGGCCTGCTACCAGCATCACCACGGCGATAACCAGGAACAGGTAGAAGAGCAATTTTGCGATACCCGCCGCAGCAGTGGCGATACCGCCGAAACCAAACACTGCAGCGATGATGGAAATAATGAAGAAAATGATGGCCCAACGT
It encodes the following:
- a CDS encoding DUF1328 family protein — protein: MLRWAIIFFIISIIAAVFGFGGIATAAAGIAKLLFYLFLVIAVVMLVAGLLAGRSITR
- a CDS encoding ADP-polyphosphate phosphotransferase, with translation MKIPTEQFRVKPKDKVELKKRPTSVPPFYHSKEEYQELLTEQIERLSALQGLLYANNSWSVLLIFQAMDAAGKDSMIKHVLSGINPQGCEVYSFKHPSTEELDHDFLWRSIRRLPERGRIGIFNRSYYEEALIVRVHPEILAAENLPDELSSRKNIWRERFRSMNDLEAHLTRNGTLIIKFFLHISKEEQRKRFLERIDNPEKNWKFNRDDIEERKRWKQYMRAYEECLAATSSKEAPWYVVPADDKKNARLVVAQVVVNLLEDLKMRYPETSEEKRRELLTIRDELAKS